The following are encoded in a window of Suncus etruscus isolate mSunEtr1 chromosome 16, mSunEtr1.pri.cur, whole genome shotgun sequence genomic DNA:
- the LOC126032205 gene encoding helicase POLQ-like, whose product MFGGNDSFAENSILAQFDDLEQKHMQISDHRTHDVDVTAEKFHSEDIKRNKFSVLAEGNLLEERIDDSLHDSQSGNGEVSEESEINVLFDMPSSQLFYFENLYDAPDTLDNQTAAIEQAKIPSYQKTDKEELPHTSTEQPPKINDSSSHAQPSSDVNRRKSLKERLKSAMTSNARVQTPAFSKTKQLKETLLNEEINVAKKTIELSSDDLGPFYSLPSKNGSIHA is encoded by the coding sequence ATGTTTGGCGGCAATGATAGCTTTGCTGAAAATTCTATATTAGCTCAATTTGATGACCTGGAACAAAAACATATGCAAATTTCTGATCATAGGACACATGATGTGGACGTCACTGCTGAAAAGTTTCACTCAGAAGACATCAAACGCAATAAATTCAGTGTTCTGGCTGAAGGCAACTTGTTGGAAGAAAGAATAGATGATTCACTCCACGACAGCCAGAGTGGGAATGGAGAGGTCTCTGAGGAATCGGAAATTAATGTTCTGTTTGATATGCCTTCTTCTCAGCTTTTCTACTTTGAAAACTTATACGATGCTCCAGATACTCTGGACAATCAGACTGCTGCCATAGAGCAGGCCAAGATCCCTTCCTATCAGAAGACTGACAAAGAAGAATTGCCTCATACTAGCACTGAGCAGCCTCCAAAAATTAATGACTCCTCTTCTCATGCCCAGCCCAGTTCAGATGTAAATAGGAGGAAAAGTCTCAAAGAGCGTCTCAAAAGTGCCATGACTAGCAATGCCAGGGTCCAAACACCAGCTTTTTCTAAGACTAAACAGCTCAAAGAGACTCTGTTAAATGAGGAAATTAATGTTGCTAAGAAAACAATTGAATTGTCATCAGATGACCTCGGTCCTTTCTATTCATTACCCAGCAAA
- the MRPS18C gene encoding 28S ribosomal protein S18c, mitochondrial, with protein sequence MAALLAFCSGLRRTRGKHFVEAAARLAAPGTHQVLRSCSQYQQVTDTTDLPISMENPYKEPLKKCILCGKRVDYKNVQLLSQFISPFTGCIYGRHITGLCGKKQKEITKAIKRAKIMGFMPVTYKDPAYLKDPKVCNIKYRE encoded by the exons ATGGCGGCGCTGCTTGCATTTTGCAGCGGGCTCCGCAGGACCCGGGGGAAGCATTTCGTCGAGGCGGCCGCGCGGCTCGCTGCTCCTGGTACTCACCAGG tgtTAAGAAGTTGTTCTCAGTACCAGCAGGTAACTGATACGACAGACCTG CCCATTTCAATGGAAAATCCTTACAAGGAGCCTCTGAAGAAATGTATCTTGTGTGGAAAACGTGTAGATTACAAGAATGTACAG CTTTTGTCACAGTTTATTTCTCCATTTACTGGATGCATTTATGGAAGGCACATAACag gtctttgtgggaagaaacaaaaagaaatcacaaaagcTATTAAAAGAGCTAAAATCATGG GTTTTATGCCAGTTACATACAAGGACCCTGCATACCTCAAAGATCCCAAAGTTTGTAATATTAAATATCGGGAGTAA